In the genome of Lysobacter sp. 5GHs7-4, the window TGCAGAAGGTGATCCTGGCCGAGCCGGTGGAGCGCAAGTTCCTCAAGGCGCTGAAGAACAGCGACATCGAAGCGCTGGACTTCGCCAGCCAGCTCGACGAGGGCGTGCGCGAGGGCTGGATCACCGCCGAGGAACGCAAGCAGCTGGAAGAACTGCGCGAGATGACGATCGACGCGATCAGCGTCGACGACTTCGACACCGAGGAGCTGCGTTCGGCCGGCTACCGCAACCTGCGCGACCGCGGCCACGACGACGCCCGCGCGGCGGCGTGATGCGCGGCGGCGGCATGGTTCGCCACGACGCTTGATCGCAAACGGCGGGCCTTCGGGTCCGCCGTTTCGGTATGGGCCCCACGGCCTTGCTGCGTGGCTTCATAGCCGTCATCTCCGCGAAAGTGCGGATGACGAGCCAAAGCGGCGCTACGCACACCGCCGTCGCTTCATCACTCCATCGACCCATGCCTCCATCGCCTCACCCCACCGATCCAGCGTCTCACCGATCGACCAACGCACAGCCCCACCGACCCACCGACCTACGGACCCGCCACCCGCCATGAGCGCCAACGTCCTCGCCCTGTACCGAAAGTTCGAACGCATGCCCGCCGGGCGCTGGCTGTTCTCGCGCGCGGTCTGCCTCAAGGCGCCCTACTTCGCCAGCATCTCGCCGCGCTTCGTGTCGCTGGAGCCCGGCCGCTGCGAGGCCACCCTGCGCCACCGCCGCCGCGTCACCAACCACCTGGGCACGGTGCACGCGATCGCGCTATGCAACCTGGCCGAGCTCACCGCCGGCGTGATGACCGACGCCACGATCCCGCGCGAGATGCGCTGGATTCCCAAGGGCATGACCGTGGAGTACCTGAAGAAGGCCGTCGGCACCATGCATGGCGTGGCCACGCCCGACATCCCGGTGGTCGCGGCCGACAGCGGCTACGAGCTGCCGGTCAGCGTGGTGGTCAGCGACGACGGCGGCGAGGCGGTGTTCCGCGCGCGCATCGCGATGTGGGTATCGCCGCGCAAGGCCTGAGGCGCGCCTGCGCTAGAGTGCCGCCATGAGCGCACATACCTGGATCGTGTTGGGAGGCCTGCACAGCCTCGCCTTCGCCGGCTTCCACCTGGCGTTCTGGAAGCTGTTCCGCTGGCGCGACACGCTCAAGACCGCGACCGTGGCCGACCGCGCCATTCTGCAGATCCTCAACCTGCGCCTGATCTACGTGTTCCTGGGCATGGCCGCGCTGTGCTTCGCGTACACCGACGAACTTCACGGCAGCGCGCTCGGCCACGCTTTGCTGGCCGGCATGTCGCTGTTCTGGGTCGGCCGCACGATCGAGCAGTTCGTGTTCCTGCGCATCAACCGGCCGTTGGTGCATGTGCTGACGGCGCTGTTCGTGCTGGGCGCGGTGCTGTTCGCGATGCCGTTGCTGGGATGACGGTTCATCGCATCGTACGAGTACGATGCGCGATCGACGGGGGCCGCTGCGGCCGCGGCGATCAACCCGCCAGATACAGCGCCGCGATCGCCGCCAGCGCCGGCACGGCCTGGACGAAGAAGATGCGGCGATTGACCGTGGCCGCGCCGTAGGCGCCCGCCACCACCACGCAGCCCAGGAAGAACAGCGCCACGTCGCGGCGTCCGCCGGCGGCGGCCCAGATCAGGCCGGCGGCGAGGAAGCCGTTGTACAGGCCCTGATTGGCCGCCAGCACCTTGGATTGCTCGGCCTTCTCGCGCGACTGGCGGAACACCTTCATGCCGTAAGGCTTGGTCCACAGGAACATTTCCAGCACCAGGAAGCCGGCATGCAAGGCGGCGACCAGCAGGATCAGGCAAACGGCGAGCAGCGACATGGCGACTCCGGACAGGTTCGGTCCGGCCTAGTCTAGGGCCGGAAGCGCCGCCGCGCTCACGGCCGCAGCCACACGCCCCAACGCAAGCCGAATTCGGTGCGTCGTGACGGCGGCGACGCCGGTGCCTTGGTCCTCCACGGCAAGATCGGCACAACCGCCGCAGGCAAAAGCAAGATCAAGGCGCGCGAACACACCGGCGCTAGCGGCGATAACAAGACCCACTACGACACCGACATCTACCGGTGACAAGGCAGATCGACTCCATCGTGCACGACCTGTCGCTGGAATGCTCCGTCGATCGCCGCGATGGCCGCCATCCCGGTTTCACGCGAGAATGGCCCTGGCACGCTCGGTGCCGGGAGGGATCCAGCGACACCCCCATGCGAACCTTCGTACTCAGAGCACGCGCGGCACCGACCGACAGCCAGGCGTTGTGGGCATCGGTGGGCGGGGCCGCGCACACCGAGATTCTGGCGCACACGCTGATGAACGCCATGTTCGTGGCCCAGTCGCATCGTCCCGATGTCGTGGTCTACCTGGTGCTGGAAAGCACCCACGACTTCTCTCGCACCATTCGGTTCGACATCAATGCCATGCGCGACATCGGCGGCTTCGACGAACGTTCGCTGCTGACCAAGGTCGCCAAGGCGCTCGACGCATCGCGCGGCATGGCCAAGGAGGAATCGCGCCCGGTGGAACCCGGCGTCGAAGTACGCACGATCAGCTTCGAGAAGCTGGTGCTGGCGCTGTCCCAAGACCACCAGCTGTTCCTCATGGACCGCAAGGGCACGCCGATCCGCGAACAGGCATTCGCAGACCGGCCCTGCTTCCTGCTGACCGACCACATCCCCATGCCGAAGAAGACCATCCCCAGCCTCGAACGCATGGGCACGAAGCTGATCGCCCTGGGACCGACCATGCTGTTCGCTTCGCAGTGCGTGACGCTGATCCACCACGAACTGGATCAACGGTCGTAGGGCGGATTCAAGGCGGTCGCTTCGCAAGGGATTGCCTGCCAAGCGCGCGTCGACACGACACACTCCAGCGCCGGAACGTCGCCGCGCTCACGGCCGCAGCTGCACGCCCTGGCGCAGGCCGTACTCGGTGTCGGCGTCGTAGCGGCGGGTGATGCCGGTATAGCGGCGCAGCTGCGCGCGTGCCGCGTTGTCCAGCGCGCGCCGCAGCAGCTTGCAGTCCGGTGCCGTGGGAATCGCCAGCATCGCGTCGCGCACCGCGATCGCCGCTTCGCGGCCGTGCTGGACATGGCCGGCCTCGTGCGCCTCCAGGCTGGCGTAGAAGCGCTTCCACTCG includes:
- the trmY gene encoding tRNA (pseudouridine(54)-N(1))-methyltransferase TrmY, which translates into the protein MHDLSLECSVDRRDGRHPGFTREWPWHARCREGSSDTPMRTFVLRARAAPTDSQALWASVGGAAHTEILAHTLMNAMFVAQSHRPDVVVYLVLESTHDFSRTIRFDINAMRDIGGFDERSLLTKVAKALDASRGMAKEESRPVEPGVEVRTISFEKLVLALSQDHQLFLMDRKGTPIREQAFADRPCFLLTDHIPMPKKTIPSLERMGTKLIALGPTMLFASQCVTLIHHELDQRS
- a CDS encoding hotdog fold domain-containing protein, producing MSANVLALYRKFERMPAGRWLFSRAVCLKAPYFASISPRFVSLEPGRCEATLRHRRRVTNHLGTVHAIALCNLAELTAGVMTDATIPREMRWIPKGMTVEYLKKAVGTMHGVATPDIPVVAADSGYELPVSVVVSDDGGEAVFRARIAMWVSPRKA
- a CDS encoding DUF1304 domain-containing protein; the protein is MSLLAVCLILLVAALHAGFLVLEMFLWTKPYGMKVFRQSREKAEQSKVLAANQGLYNGFLAAGLIWAAAGGRRDVALFFLGCVVVAGAYGAATVNRRIFFVQAVPALAAIAALYLAG